A single genomic interval of Spirosoma taeanense harbors:
- a CDS encoding sialate O-acetylesterase: MKGFKWSALLLSVLVVQGAFADVRLPQVFGSHMVLQRRKPVPVWGWADAGEKVTVLFNNQTKTAKAGKDGKWKVSLDPMEAGGPYQMLVKGKANTITIDDVLSGEVWICSGQSNMEWPLAAANNAKEEIKAANYPQIRQLLVKKDISLAPKDDIEGEWAVCNPETAPRFTAVGYFFARQLQQELNVPIGLINTSWGGTHSETWTSREAMNQDSELGAVAKKLPATYEEVIQSGKERTQALLEKQQGGLPTAGEPARWTDPTFDASQWKSMNQPGDWEWGGLPTLDGVVWFRREVMIPEGSNLNKMTLQAGSIDDRDSTYVNGQLVGSTKGIGPRSYNLPEGLLKPGRNVIAVRVVDNSGAGGLAGPPEQLKLSGERLDLPLAGQWQYRVEQVFPSSFKPGPNTYATQLFNAMINPLIPYAIEGAIWYQGESNAGRAYQYRRAFPIMIQDWRQRWGSDFPFLFVQLASYNAGNGNSQRGSSWAELREAQTMTLQLPNTGMAVTSDIGEPNDIHPRNKQDVGKRLAAEAMRVVYGKTGVSAGPMFDKLAVQGNRAVLTFRNVGSGLMAKDKYGYLKGFEVAGADKTFHYAKAEVQGDSVVVWADSVAAPVAVRYGWADDNSEANLYNKEAFPAVPFRTDTWKGITEEGKFGK; encoded by the coding sequence ATGAAAGGTTTTAAATGGAGTGCTTTGTTGTTAAGTGTGCTGGTCGTACAGGGGGCTTTCGCCGATGTGCGTCTGCCGCAAGTGTTCGGTTCGCACATGGTATTGCAGCGCCGGAAACCGGTGCCGGTCTGGGGATGGGCCGATGCAGGCGAGAAAGTAACGGTCCTGTTCAATAATCAAACAAAAACGGCGAAGGCGGGAAAAGACGGAAAATGGAAGGTCAGCCTCGATCCTATGGAAGCCGGTGGGCCGTATCAGATGCTGGTAAAGGGAAAAGCGAACACCATTACCATCGACGATGTACTGAGTGGAGAGGTCTGGATCTGCTCCGGCCAGTCGAATATGGAGTGGCCGCTGGCGGCTGCCAACAATGCCAAGGAAGAGATAAAAGCCGCGAACTACCCGCAGATTCGGCAACTGCTGGTGAAAAAAGACATTAGTCTGGCGCCCAAAGACGATATCGAAGGGGAATGGGCCGTGTGCAATCCCGAAACAGCTCCTCGCTTTACGGCCGTGGGGTATTTCTTTGCCCGGCAGCTGCAGCAGGAACTCAACGTACCGATTGGCCTGATCAATACGTCCTGGGGTGGTACGCACTCCGAAACCTGGACCAGCCGCGAAGCCATGAATCAGGACAGTGAGCTGGGGGCCGTAGCTAAGAAACTGCCCGCTACGTATGAAGAAGTGATTCAGAGCGGAAAAGAGCGCACGCAGGCGTTGTTAGAAAAGCAGCAGGGCGGCTTACCTACAGCTGGCGAACCGGCCCGCTGGACCGACCCAACCTTCGACGCCAGCCAGTGGAAATCCATGAATCAGCCCGGCGACTGGGAGTGGGGTGGTTTACCAACCCTGGACGGTGTTGTCTGGTTTCGGCGCGAGGTGATGATTCCGGAAGGAAGCAACCTGAATAAAATGACTTTGCAGGCAGGCTCCATTGACGATAGGGACTCTACCTACGTAAATGGTCAGCTGGTAGGCAGCACAAAGGGAATTGGGCCCCGTTCGTACAATCTGCCCGAGGGACTGCTGAAACCCGGCCGGAACGTAATCGCCGTGCGGGTCGTAGACAACAGTGGGGCCGGAGGGCTGGCGGGTCCGCCCGAACAACTCAAACTGTCCGGCGAACGGCTGGATCTACCGCTGGCGGGGCAGTGGCAGTACCGGGTTGAGCAGGTGTTTCCGTCATCCTTCAAGCCCGGCCCGAATACGTACGCGACGCAACTGTTCAACGCCATGATCAACCCGCTGATTCCTTACGCCATTGAAGGTGCCATCTGGTATCAGGGTGAATCAAACGCCGGACGAGCCTATCAGTACCGCCGGGCGTTTCCGATCATGATTCAGGATTGGCGGCAGCGCTGGGGCAGCGACTTCCCGTTTCTGTTTGTGCAATTAGCAAGTTATAATGCCGGTAACGGCAATAGCCAGCGGGGCAGCAGCTGGGCCGAACTCCGCGAAGCTCAGACGATGACGCTTCAATTACCCAACACGGGCATGGCCGTAACCTCCGATATTGGCGAACCTAACGATATTCACCCCCGTAATAAACAGGACGTAGGCAAACGGCTGGCTGCCGAAGCCATGCGGGTTGTATATGGAAAAACGGGTGTTAGTGCTGGGCCGATGTTCGATAAACTGGCTGTTCAGGGCAATCGCGCCGTGCTTACGTTCCGAAACGTAGGCAGCGGTCTAATGGCAAAAGATAAATACGGGTATCTGAAAGGATTCGAGGTAGCCGGGGCCGACAAAACGTTTCATTACGCCAAAGCTGAG